From Mycobacteriales bacterium, the proteins below share one genomic window:
- a CDS encoding TetR/AcrR family transcriptional regulator yields the protein MAPTLLPRHETATWRAQAAASQRDRLLVAMADACVDTGYANTRVADVISRAGVSRRTFYEFFDNLEDCFLATYDRGVEALSEIIASALAELPSDVGWRETLRSLVRTYLEVLAAEPAFSQFALVEVLAAGRAARDRYLATVDRFHSLVRLVDDLACREEGRTDPTSDLVLAMFAGGINRFAMTEVLAGRGGELAHHADAI from the coding sequence GTGGCGCCGACACTGCTTCCGCGACACGAAACCGCAACCTGGCGGGCGCAGGCCGCCGCCTCGCAACGCGACCGGCTGCTGGTCGCCATGGCAGATGCGTGCGTCGACACCGGCTACGCGAACACGCGCGTCGCCGACGTCATCTCCCGAGCCGGAGTGTCACGGCGCACGTTCTACGAGTTCTTCGACAACCTCGAGGACTGCTTCCTCGCGACCTACGACCGAGGGGTCGAGGCGCTCAGCGAGATCATCGCGTCCGCCCTCGCGGAGCTGCCCTCCGATGTCGGCTGGCGGGAGACGTTGCGCTCGCTGGTCAGGACCTATCTCGAGGTGCTGGCGGCCGAGCCGGCGTTCAGCCAGTTCGCGCTCGTCGAAGTGCTCGCGGCGGGCCGGGCGGCGCGGGACCGTTACCTTGCGACCGTCGACCGCTTCCACTCGCTGGTTCGCCTGGTCGACGACTTGGCCTGCCGCGAGGAAGGTCGGACCGACCCGACGTCGGATCTCGTGCTCGCGATGTTCGCGGGAGGCATCAACCGGTTCGCGATGACCGAGGTGCTGGCCGGCCGAGGCGGCGAGCTCGCGCACCACGCCGACGCCATCT